One stretch of Arthrobacter polaris DNA includes these proteins:
- a CDS encoding ABC transporter permease, producing MIGYILRRLLQSVLVVLVVTIIVFILLHQLPGGAARAILGPRATAAQIAEFNIQNGYDQPLFIQYFRQLGQWLTGNFGFSIKLNQSVSSLLVQRMPKTIILGLLSLLLTVIVAIPLGIYQAVRRNKPFDYIATGLAFIFYAAPTXXIGLIMIEVFAQNLGWFPPEAPQSNGIIPIFSDFNAMVLPIVTLALLSIAGFSRYMRSSVLDNIDQDYVRTAQAKXAGPTRVLYHHVLRNALIPIITLLGLSLPALFAGALITESIFNFXGMGLLFWQAAQASDYPVELGVVIITAFATVAGNLLADISLAVLDPRVKL from the coding sequence ATGATCGGCTATATTCTTCGCCGCCTGCTCCAGTCAGTATTGGTGGTCCTTGTGGTGACCATCATTGTGTTCATCTTGTTGCACCAGCTCCCAGGCGGTGCGGCACGGGCGATTCTGGGGCCACGGGCCACCGCAGCCCAGATCGCCGAATTCAATATCCAAAATGGTTACGACCAGCCGTTGTTCATTCAATATTTTCGCCAATTGGGCCAGTGGCTGACGGGAAATTTCGGTTTCTCTATCAAGCTGAATCAGTCCGTCAGCTCGCTGCTGGTCCAGCGCATGCCCAAAACCATCATCTTGGGACTGCTGTCGCTGCTGTTGACGGTGATTGTTGCCATTCCTTTGGGCATCTACCAAGCCGTGCGCCGAAACAAGCCCTTTGACTACATTGCCACCGGCTTGGCGTTCATCTTCTATGCAGCGCCAACTNTTNTTATTGGCCTGATCATGATCGAGGTCTTCGCCCAGAATCTCGGTTGGTTCCCGCCAGAGGCGCCGCAATCTAACGGGATCATCCCCATCTTCTCGGATTTTAACGCCATGGTGCTGCCCATTGTCACTCTGGCCCTGCTGAGCATCGCCGGGTTCTCCCGTTACATGCGGTCCTCAGTGCTGGATAACATCGACCAAGACTATGTCCGCACCGCACAAGCCAAGNGGGCTGGGCCCACCCGCGTCCTGTACCACCATGTCCTGCGCAATGCGCTGATCCCCATCATCACACTGCTGGGGTTGTCCCTGCCGGCCTTGTTTGCCGGCGCACTCATCACGGAATCGATCTTCAACTTCNCCGGCATGGGGCTGCTGTTTTGGCAGGCTGCACAGGCTTCTGACTACCCAGTGGAGCTTGGCGTGGTCATCATCACGGCGTTTGCCACTGTGGCAGGAAACCTGTTGGCTGATATTTCCTTAGCCGTGCTTGATCCGAGAGTGAAACTATGA
- a CDS encoding ABC transporter ATP-binding protein codes for MPLLEIRDLSTDIRLSKSVVHALDHVNLHVNAGECLGLVXESGSGKTMLAMSIEQLLPPGXRIVGGXIVFDGQDLVKLNEARLREIRGGDIGMIFQDPMTSLNPVVPIGDQVAEPLMLHRGMGKAEALKDVLDMFGLVGIANPAQRIKDFPHQLSGGQRQRVMIAMALICQPKLLIADEPTTALDVTVQXQILELVASLRQEFHMAMILVTHDLGVIAGSADRVVVMYAGKIAEMADVHTLFAAPKHRYTDALFEALPERAAGTXERLYSIPGLPPDLTEPPPACRFAPRCRFAVALCRAQVPXTTTIETPTXPQEYACFVPRTTPLHVPESVDLRTTLPEVATVEAAELETGPEVPLPLDAKERQTPQNLVSAPVPGTASDARSWVASTTFIPADGVPLLQVKAAVKDFPVTAXAILRRHIGDISAVSDVSVSIPRGTTLGLVXESGCGKTTLGRLVVGLEEPTGGEILFRGRRISKLRGKEAKEGRRNVQFMFQDSYASLDPRMRVRQILREPLDIQHVGTAKDRNARVDELLAAVGLPARAAERYPHEFSGGQRQRIGLARALALQPGLIVADEPVSALDVSIQAQVLNLMRELQRERVDVSFISHDLSVVRYLSDVIAVMYLGKMVEVGPAXEVYSYPLHHYTRXLIDTIPVPDPVIEKKKAKLXVRGELPSAMNPPXGCRFRTRCPAAQDICAKVVPPLQPGGGHLPMPAKEFQAATAKATAAGTVPHLVACHFPLNGRAAVDTLVDVPAPEPEASSRILQGPSGNLHQ; via the coding sequence ATGCCACTGCTGGAGATTCGCGATCTCAGTACGGACATCCGCCTGAGCAAGTCCGTGGTGCATGCCTTGGACCACGTGAACCTACATGTCAATGCCGGGGAATGCTTGGGCCTGGTGNGGGAATCCGGCAGCGGAAAGACCATGCTGGCCATGTCGATCGAGCAGTTACTGCCTCCCGGGNGACGGATTGTGGGCGGGNAAATCGTCTTTGACGGTCAGGACCTTGTCAAGCTGAACGAAGCACGCCTGCGGGAGATTCGTGGCGGTGACATCGGTATGATCTTTCAGGACCCCATGACCTCGCTGAACCCCGTTGTCCCCATTGGTGATCAGGTTGCGGAGCCGCTGATGTTGCACCGCGGGATGGGCAAGGCCGAAGCACTCAAGGACGTGCTGGACATGTTTGGGCTGGTGGGCATCGCCAACCCGGCCCAGCGGATCAAGGATTTCCCGCACCAGCTATCCGGCGGACAGCGTCAGCGTGTCATGATCGCCATGGCACTGATCTGTCAGCCAAAGTTGCTGATCGCCGACGAACCCACCACGGCCTTGGATGTCACCGTGCAANAGCAGATTCTGGAACTCGTGGCTAGCTTGCGCCAAGAATTCCACATGGCCATGATCCTGGTGACCCACGACCTGGGCGTCATTGCCGGAAGCGCGGACCGGGTGGTGGTCATGTACGCCGGAAAAATCGCTGAAATGGCCGACGTCCACACACTCTTCGCCGCACCCAAGCACCGTTATACGGATGCATTGTTTGAGGCATTGCCCGAACGTGCTGCCGGAACGNGGGAGCGGCTGTACTCGATCCCGGGCCTACCGCCGGATTTGACGGAGCCGCCACCAGCGTGCCGTTTTGCTCCGCGCTGCCGCTTTGCCGTGGCGCTTTGCCGGGCTCAGGTGCCCNCGACCACCACCATCGAGACCCCTACGNGGCCCCAGGAATACGCCTGCTTTGTCCCGCGCACCACACCGCTGCATGTGCCCGAATCCGTGGACCTGCGCACCACTCTTCCTGAGGTGGCCACGGTGGAGGCAGCCGAGCTGGAAACCGGGCCGGAGGTTCCCCTGCCCCTGGATGCCAAGGAACGGCAGACACCGCAAAACTTGGTCTCGGCACCCGTTCCCGGAACGGCGTCGGACGCCAGAAGCTGGGTGGCCTCAACCACTTTCATCCCGGCAGATGGTGTCCCGCTTCTGCAAGTCAAGGCGGCGGTGAAGGACTTCCCCGTCACAGCGNGGGCCATCTTGCGCCGGCACATCGGCGATATCAGCGCCGTTTCCGATGTGAGCGTTTCGATCCCGCGCGGCACCACCCTTGGACTGGTGNGGGAATCCGGGTGCGGGAAGACCACCCTGGGGCGCCTGGTGGTGGGGTTGGAGGAGCCCACCGGCGGGGAGATCCTCTTCCGCGGCCGGCGAATCTCCAAGCTTCGCGGCAAGGAGGCGAAGGAGGGCCGGCGCAACGTGCAGTTCATGTTCCAGGACTCCTACGCTTCCTTAGACCCGCGCATGCGTGTGCGCCAGATCCTGCGCGAACCGTTGGACATCCAGCATGTCGGCACCGCCAAGGACCGCAACGCCAGGGTGGATGAGCTGCTGGCCGCCGTCGGGCTTCCGGCCCGCGCTGCCGAACGCTATCCGCACGAGTTCTCCGGAGGGCAACGCCAGCGCATCGGCCTGGCCCGTGCATTGGCGTTGCAGCCGGGGCTGATCGTGGCCGATGAGCCGGTGTCCGCACTCGATGTCTCCATCCAAGCGCAGGTGCTGAATCTGATGAGGGAACTCCAGCGCGAGCGAGTTGACGTATCTTTCATTAGCCACGACCTATCCGTGGTCCGCTACCTTTCCGATGTCATTGCCGTTATGTACCTGGGCAAGATGGTGGAGGTGGGTCCTGCCNCGGAGGTTTATTCGTATCCCTTGCACCATTACACGCGGNGGCTGATCGACACTATCCCCGTCCCTGACCCCGTCATCGAGAAGAAGAAAGCAAAACTGNGGGTCCGTGGCGAGTTGCCCTCGGCCATGAACCCGCCANGCGGCTGCCGCTTCCGCACCCGGTGCCCCGCGGCGCAGGACATCTGTGCCAAAGTGGTCCCACCTCTACAACCCGGCGGCGGCCACCTTCCCATGCCGGCCAAGGAGTTCCAGGCCGCAACGGCTAAGGCTACTGCGGCAGGTACGGTGCCGCACCTGGTGGCCTGCCACTTCCCACTCAACGGCAGGGCCGCCGTGGACACTTTGGTGGACGTTCCAGCGCCCGAGCCGGAGGCATCCTCCCGGATACTCCAAGGACCATCCGGTAACCTGCATCAATGA
- a CDS encoding ABC transporter substrate-binding protein, with product MYRPLYWFGNDGKAEVNDSLSLAAQPAYSNDGKTITIKLKDYKWSDGTAVTSTDVMFWFNMAKAEKTNFAAYVPGQFPDNIVSATAPDATTIVFTADKGYSQQWMLYNQLSQITPMPPAWDMTSATAKGDCATNVSGCAAVYTYMISQSKDLPTYATNPLWQVVDGPWQLKSFNSDGHITFVPNTKYSGPVKPTLKEFIEVPFTTDAAEFNVLRGASTIDVGYIPTQDLSSPRPTNTTPDQAGPNXLSANYTLAPWNLYGINYFPINYNNXTVGPIFKQLYFRQALQSVVDQQGILTSAGKNYGFETTGPVPLFPASPLISSVEQXNPYPFNISSATKYLTDNGWSVTSGQAATCTKPGTAAGECGPDIKAGQALSFTLQYASGNQTVTTAMESMKSNAAQAGIILNIVPAPFNTVTGTAIPCSGATCTWEMGNWGGGWVYAPDYYPTGETLFQTGAGSNSGSYSNPAIDKLILASTVESGTAVMQAYENALAQDVPVIWQPNYTYSLTMVANGLKGVTPQNXYAALXPENWHY from the coding sequence ATGTACCGGCCGCTGTATTGGTTTGGAAATGATGGGAAAGCCGAGGTCAACGACTCGCTGAGTCTGGCTGCACAACCTGCCTACAGCAACGACGGCAAGACGATTACCATCAAGCTCAAGGACTATAAGTGGTCCGACGGCACAGCCGTCACGTCCACGGACGTGATGTTCTGGTTTAACATGGCGAAAGCGGAGAAAACAAACTTCGCAGCCTATGTGCCCGGACAGTTCCCGGATAACATTGTCTCGGCAACCGCCCCGGATGCCACGACGATTGTCTTCACCGCGGACAAGGGATACAGCCAGCAGTGGATGCTGTACAACCAGCTCAGTCAGATCACCCCGATGCCACCGGCTTGGGATATGACAAGCGCCACGGCCAAGGGAGACTGTGCAACTAACGTTTCCGGCTGTGCCGCCGTTTACACGTACATGATCTCGCAGTCGAAGGATCTGCCAACGTACGCCACTAACCCGCTATGGCAAGTGGTGGATGGCCCGTGGCAGCTGAAGAGCTTCAACTCCGATGGACACATCACGTTCGTTCCGAACACCAAGTACTCCGGTCCCGTGAAGCCCACCTTGAAGGAATTCATTGAGGTGCCCTTCACCACGGACGCAGCCGAGTTCAACGTATTGCGCGGTGCCAGCACCATTGACGTGGGCTACATCCCCACGCAGGACCTGAGTTCACCACGACCCACCAACACCACACCGGACCAGGCAGGGCCAAACNCCCTCAGCGCCAACTACACTTTGGCGCCGTGGAACCTGTACGGCATCAACTACTTCCCGATCAACTACAACAACNCCACGGTTGGCCCGATCTTCAAGCAGCTGTACTTCCGGCAGGCATTGCAGTCGGTGGTGGATCAACAAGGGATCTTGACCTCCGCGGGCAAGAACTACGGATTCGAGACCACCGGCCCTGTGCCGTTGTTCCCGGCAAGCCCGTTGATCTCCAGCGTTGAGCAANAGAACCCATACCCGTTCAATATTTCTTCAGCGACCAAGTACCTGACCGACAACGGCTGGTCCGTCACCTCCGGACAGGCTGCAACCTGCACCAAGCCCGGCACAGCGGCCGGTGAATGTGGCCCCGATATCAAGGCCGGGCAGGCTTTGAGCTTCACCCTCCAATACGCCAGTGGAAACCAGACGGTCACCACGGCCATGGAATCTATGAAGTCCAATGCGGCACAGGCCGGGATCATCTTGAACATTGTGCCGGCCCCGTTCAACACCGTGACCGGCACTGCCATCCCGTGTTCTGGCGCCACATGCACCTGGGAGATGGGTAACTGGGGAGGCGGCTGGGTGTACGCACCTGACTACTACCCAACCGGTGAGACGCTGTTCCAGACAGGGGCGGGATCAAACAGCGGAAGCTACTCAAACCCCGCCATTGACAAGCTGATTCTTGCCAGCACCGTTGAGAGCGGCACCGCGGTCATGCAGGCATACGAGAACGCCTTGGCCCAGGATGTACCGGTAATTTGGCAGCCAAATTACACGTACAGCCTGACCATGGTGGCCAACGGGCTCAAGGGTGTCACGCCCCAGAACNCCTACGCGGCGCTCNACCCCGAAAACTGGCATTACTGA
- a CDS encoding ABC transporter permease: MQTCRQVPVTLGTDETGYDQLGRLMTGGQVSLAIGFAAAIIATVVGTIWGAIAGFFGGWVDSVMMRIVDAVLSIPILFLLLFLVTIVKPSVPVMIFVLGLTAWLVPARLVRGESLTLRVREYVQAVRVMGGSSWHSVVRHIMPNVIGTVIVNATFQVADAILLIAYLGYLGLGISPPATDWGGMLSNGTSFVFTNYWWLIYPPGIAIIVVVVAVNLVGDGLRDSVEVRLQRR, encoded by the coding sequence ATGCAAACCTGCCGCCAGGTCCCGGTCACCCTGGGCACCGATGAAACCGGATACGACCAACTGGGCAGGCTCATGACAGGTGGCCAGGTGTCGTTGGCCATCGGGTTTGCTGCAGCCATTATTGCAACGGTTGTAGGTACCATCTGGGGTGCCATTGCCGGATTCTTTGGCGGCTGGGTCGATTCGGTCATGATGCGTATTGTTGACGCTGTCTTGTCCATCCCGATCCTGTTCTTGCTCCTGTTTCTGGTCACGATCGTTAAACCGAGCGTGCCGGTCATGATCTTCGTTCTGGGCCTGACAGCGTGGCTGGTGCCGGCCCGGTTGGTGCGCGGGGAATCATTGACCCTGCGGGTACGCGAATACGTCCAGGCCGTTCGCGTCATGGGCGGTTCGTCCTGGCATTCGGTGGTGCGGCACATCATGCCCAATGTCATTGGCACCGTCATTGTCAACGCCACGTTCCAAGTGGCCGATGCGATCTTGCTCATCGCCTACCTTGGGTACCTCGGTTTGGGCATATCCCCACCTGCCACCGACTGGGGAGGCATGCTCAGCAATGGCACGTCCTTCGTGTTCACGAACTACTGGTGGCTGATCTACCCTCCCGGCATTGCCATCATTGTGGTCGTCGTCGCGGTGAACCTGGTCGGCGACGGCCTCCGGGACTCGGTCGAGGTCCGGCTTCAGCGGCGCTGA